One genomic window of Struthio camelus isolate bStrCam1 chromosome 1, bStrCam1.hap1, whole genome shotgun sequence includes the following:
- the LOC104149195 gene encoding cell surface glycoprotein CD200 receptor 1-B-like isoform X1 gives MAQTWAVLAALLFLLISVVQGSAYNIVKVEAGHEAVLRCPYCFKEPLLMVTWKMKSSAYCLLAYRYNNNETVKLNCSERMAWKYSPDSDPALRIYPVNLGDEGNYTCEIVSSEGNFLFFSSLIVIVPPTVTLTSNKSGVAVCQASAGKPAAEISWLPASNHSTEEEVHHPNGTVTRVSCVGWLSSMHPTVTCLVTHPATNKTLSLDLLYTSPTLHYLLIGGSASAAALIGVGVILCLIFRWKAGTLCELSRGPGAPFTTKNFRLTPEHEEPYAVQPSVLSETVYQNYSPRLIYMNF, from the exons ATGGCTCAGACCTGGGCAGTTCTGGCTGCACTCCTTTTCTTGTTAATCAGCGTGGTTCAAGGGTCAG CTTATAACATAGTGAAGGTGGAAGCTGGTCATGAGGCTGTGCTGAGATGCCCTTACTGCTTCAAGGAGCCTTTGCTAATGGTGACGTGGAAGATGAAATCCAGCGCTTACTGCTTGTTGGCCTATAGATATAACAACAACGAGACAGTAAAGTTAAACTGCAGTGAGAGGATGGCATGGAAATACTCACCTGACAGTGACCCTGCTCTTCGTATTTACCCTGTGAACCTTGGCGATGAGGGAAATTACACCTGTGAAATTGTCAGCAGTGaggggaattttctttttttctcttctctgattgTGATAG TCCCTCCTACAGTGACTTTGACCTCCAACAAGAGTGGGGTGGCTGTTTGTCAAGCCTCTGCAGGAAAGCCAGCTGCAGAAAtctcctggctgcctgcaagtaATCACAGCACTGAGGAAGAAGTTCATCACCCCAATGGAACAGTAACCAGAGTGAGCTGTGTAGGTTGGCTCAGCAGCATGCATCCCACCGTGACCTGCCTCGTCACCCATCCGGCTACAAACAAGACTCTGTCCCTAGATCTATTGT ACACTTCCCCCACGCTTCACTATCTCCTGATAGGAGGATCTGCAAGTGCTGCGGCTCTCATTGGTGTTGGTGTGATTTTATGCTTGATTTTCAGGTGGAAGG CTGGCACGTTATGTGAATTGTCACGTGGGCCAGGAGCACCATTTACA ACCAAGAACTTCAGGTTAACACCAGAGCATGAGGAACCATATGCAGTCCAGCCTTCTGTTTTATCAGAGACTGTCTATCAGAATTACAGTCCAAGGCTTATCTATATGAACTTTTAA
- the LOC104149195 gene encoding cell surface glycoprotein CD200 receptor 1-B-like isoform X2, whose protein sequence is MVTWKMKSSAYCLLAYRYNNNETVKLNCSERMAWKYSPDSDPALRIYPVNLGDEGNYTCEIVSSEGNFLFFSSLIVIVPPTVTLTSNKSGVAVCQASAGKPAAEISWLPASNHSTEEEVHHPNGTVTRVSCVGWLSSMHPTVTCLVTHPATNKTLSLDLLYTSPTLHYLLIGGSASAAALIGVGVILCLIFRWKAGTLCELSRGPGAPFTTKNFRLTPEHEEPYAVQPSVLSETVYQNYSPRLIYMNF, encoded by the exons ATGGTGACGTGGAAGATGAAATCCAGCGCTTACTGCTTGTTGGCCTATAGATATAACAACAACGAGACAGTAAAGTTAAACTGCAGTGAGAGGATGGCATGGAAATACTCACCTGACAGTGACCCTGCTCTTCGTATTTACCCTGTGAACCTTGGCGATGAGGGAAATTACACCTGTGAAATTGTCAGCAGTGaggggaattttctttttttctcttctctgattgTGATAG TCCCTCCTACAGTGACTTTGACCTCCAACAAGAGTGGGGTGGCTGTTTGTCAAGCCTCTGCAGGAAAGCCAGCTGCAGAAAtctcctggctgcctgcaagtaATCACAGCACTGAGGAAGAAGTTCATCACCCCAATGGAACAGTAACCAGAGTGAGCTGTGTAGGTTGGCTCAGCAGCATGCATCCCACCGTGACCTGCCTCGTCACCCATCCGGCTACAAACAAGACTCTGTCCCTAGATCTATTGT ACACTTCCCCCACGCTTCACTATCTCCTGATAGGAGGATCTGCAAGTGCTGCGGCTCTCATTGGTGTTGGTGTGATTTTATGCTTGATTTTCAGGTGGAAGG CTGGCACGTTATGTGAATTGTCACGTGGGCCAGGAGCACCATTTACA ACCAAGAACTTCAGGTTAACACCAGAGCATGAGGAACCATATGCAGTCCAGCCTTCTGTTTTATCAGAGACTGTCTATCAGAATTACAGTCCAAGGCTTATCTATATGAACTTTTAA